One segment of Gopherus flavomarginatus isolate rGopFla2 chromosome 8, rGopFla2.mat.asm, whole genome shotgun sequence DNA contains the following:
- the LOC127057033 gene encoding aquaporin-12-like: MAGLNVSIAFFLSVVAICEVIRQVSKRLLPLGVYRGLVRELVSSLQLCACCLELRMLMEIGPWGGGFGPDVILTLLFITYLIHGVSFDGASANPTISLQEFLLMDSSFVATAVKLLVQFVGMEAAGILTTHYWSWELTDFHLIQNLMALDCSSSIHTSLYHGIFVEGVCSFFFHLVALKFQHSHPLYRAPVLAVTVTTLAYIAGPFTGAFFNPTLASIVTFHCSGNILQEYVQVYWLGPLTGMLAALLLYQGNIPRLFQKNLLYSPKSKYWTPKGKAVPGLKQTGGNGEGQLQLRTKPRS; this comes from the exons ATGGCGGGCTTGAATGTTTCCATTGCCTTCTTTCTCTCAGTTGTGGCTATTTGTGAGGTGATCAGGCAGGTTTCCAAGAGACTTCTGCCTCTTGGAGTGTACCGTGGTCTTGTCAGAGAACTGGTCAGCTCATTACAGTTGTGTGCTTGCTGCCTTGAGCTGAGGATGCTGATGGAGATTGGTCCCTGGGGTGGTGGCTTTGGCCCAGATGTGATTCTGACCCTCCTCTTCATTACCTACTTGATTCATGGTGTGTCTTTTGATGGAGCTTCTGCTAACCCCACAATCTCTCtccaagaattcctgctcatggATTCCTCCTTTgtggctactgctgtcaaacTTCTGGTCCAGTTTGTGGGAATGGAGGCAGCTGGGATTCTCACCACACACTACTGGTCCTGGGAGCTGACTGACTTCCACCTCATCCAGAATCTAATGGCCCTGGATTGCAGTTCCTCTATCCATACCTCTTTGTACCATGGCATCTTTGTGGAAGGCGTCTgttctttctttttccatttgGTGGCTCTCAAGTTTCAGCACAGCCACCCTCTGTACAGAGCGCCTGTCCTGGCAGTGACTGTGACCACCCTGGCTTACATAG cTGGGCCTTTCACAGGGGCCTTTTTCAACCCCACTCTGGCCTCCATCGTTACTTTTCACTGTTCTGGGAACATCCTGCAAGAGTACGTCCAGGTTTACTGGCTGGGACCTCTCACAG GGATGCTTGCAGCCCTGCTCTTGTACCAGGGAAACATCCCAAGGCTCTTCCAGAAAAACCTGCTTTACAGTCCTAAGAGTAAATACTGGACCCCcaaggggaaggctgtgcctggACTCAAACAGACAGGAGGCAATGGGGAAGGGCAGCTGCAGCTGCGAACTAAGCCCCGGAGCTGA